In Clupea harengus chromosome 25, Ch_v2.0.2, whole genome shotgun sequence, one genomic interval encodes:
- the e2f5 gene encoding transcription factor E2F5, translated as MTEVNTSTRPKSTPNGSSRHEKSLGLLAIKFVTLLQEAKNGILDLKVAADTLAVRQKRRIYDITNVLEGVGLIEKRTKNTIQWKGEKTGCQTQEMLEHVELLKAQILELEMKERELDQQEALLQECLKNISEDPINNSYKYVTHEDMCDSFSGDTLLAVMAPSGTELAVAGPAQTEKKRYQVKLRSQLAPIQVLLINRESSSARPVVFSVPPADDISVMPTPPSTPAGLQRCSLAHKQLGSLEPGQFKTRPQISPFSSPPDTHMDCHPETPESMSLLVQDSLGGSESSLHSQVPMDGPDLHSMLEQMKEEREGVADLIDELMSSDVFPLLRLSPNPGVDFSFNLDDSEAACDLFDVHILNY; from the exons ATGACTGAGGTAAATACCTCGACCCGGCCGAAGTCAACGCCGAATGGGTCAAGTCGGCATGAGAAAAGTTTGGGTCTACTCGCAATCAAATTTGTGACATTACTGCAAGAAGCGAAGAACGGAATACTCGATTTGAAAGTG GCAGCAGATACTCTGGCGGtcaggcagaaaagaaggatcTATGACATTACAAATGTACTAGAGGGTGTTGGGCTCATTGAGAAGAGGACTAAGAACACCATCCAGTGGAA AGGTGAGAAAACAGGATGCCAGACCCAAGAGATGCTTGAGCACGTGGAGCTGCTTAAAGCCCAGATCTTAGAGCTGGAGATGAAGGAGCGTGAACTTGACCAGCAGGAGGCCTTGCTCCAGGAGTGCCTCAAGAATATAAGTGAAGACCCAATAAACAACAG CTATAAATATGTCACGCATGAAGACATGTGTGATTCATTCAGTGGAGACACCCTTTTGGCTGTGATGGCCCCATCAGGAACAGAGCTAGCGGTTGCTGGACCG GCTCAGACTGAGAAGAAGAGGTACCAGGTGAAATTGCGGAGTCAGCTGGCTCCCATCCAGGTGCTTCTGATCAACAGGGAGTCCAGCAGTGCCAGGCCTGTGGTGTTCTCCGTCCCTCCCGCTGATGACATCTCGGTCATGCCCACTCCCCCCAGTACCCCTGCAGGGCTCCAGAGGTGCTCCCTAGCACACAAACAGCTGGGCAGTCTGGAGCCCGGCCAGTTTAAGACCAGGCCCCAGATcagccccttctcctccccaccAGACACGCATATGG ATTGTCACCCTGAGACTCCAGAGAGCATGAGTCTGCTTGTGCAGGACTCGCTGGGTGGGTCTGAGTCCTCCCTCCACTCCCAAGTGCCCATGGATGGGCCTGACCTGCACTCCATGCTGGAGCAGATGAAGGAGGAGCGGGAGG GAGTTGCTGACCTCATAGACGAGCTGATGTCATCTGATG TCTTCCCTCTGCTGCGCCTCTCGCCCAACCCAGGTGTGGATTTCAGCTTCAACCTGGATGACAGCGAGGCGGCCTGTGATCTGTTTGACGTGCACATCCTTAATTATTGA